A DNA window from Arachis hypogaea cultivar Tifrunner chromosome 18, arahy.Tifrunner.gnm2.J5K5, whole genome shotgun sequence contains the following coding sequences:
- the LOC112771547 gene encoding protein OXIDATIVE STRESS 3 LIKE 4 → MEVLVGPTFAIDVSSSPPPPPTAATADQDRLGSAFRISAQPKFFAGDLSESSSSSIGTPDDDSGDEEEIQSGLKPGLGSLDSLEDSLPIKRGLSSHFDGKSKSFTDLSQVNNLKELQKQESPFNKRRRVLIASKWRKSSFYTWSKSNPTSMPLLPVNEYHDDVDVDDDDDDDDDDLQERKARKVPSTSSSSSSSSLSEEKKHEDQVQVQVQVQVRHTRIVPESYAAHMRLRLGSFKTRSFSLADLQEHADEEDHDD, encoded by the exons ATGGAGGTTTTGGTGGGTCCCACCTTCGCCATCGACGTTTCGTCTTCTCCTCCGCCGCCGCCAACCGCTGCCACGGCGGACCAAGACAGGCTGGGATCGGCTTTTCGGATCTCGGCTCAGCCGAAATTCTTCGCCGGCGACTTGTCGGAGAGCTCGTCGTCGTCGATCGGAACCCCCGACGACGACAGTGGGGATGAGGAAGAGATTCAGAGCGGTTTGAAGCCTGGTTTGGGTTCTTTGGATTCTCTGGAAGATTCTCTTCCAATCAA gaGAGGATTATCAAGCCATTTTGATGGGAAATCAAAGTCTTTCACGGATCTATCACAAGTGAACAATttgaaggaattgcaaaagcAAGAAAGCCCTTTCAATAAGAGAAGAAGGGTTTTGATTGCTTCTAAATGGAGAAAATCTTCATTCTACACATGGTCAAAGTCAAACCCCACATCCATGCCTCTTTTGCCTGTGAATGAGTATCatgatgatgttgatgttgatgatgatgatgatgatgatgatgatgatctccAAGAAAGAAAAGCTAGAAAAGTTCCCTCTacatcatcctcatcatcctcatcatccttaTCAGAGGAGAAGAAGCATGAGGATCAGGTGCAGGTGCAGGTGCAGGTGCAGGTGCGGCACACCAGAATAGTACCTGAATCTTATGCAGCTCACATGAGACTTAGGCTAGGGAGCTTCAAGACTAGGAGTTTTTCTCTAGCAGATCTACAAGAACATGCTGATGAAGAAGATCATGATGATTGA